A DNA window from Daucus carota subsp. sativus chromosome 3, DH1 v3.0, whole genome shotgun sequence contains the following coding sequences:
- the LOC108213380 gene encoding flavone synthase isoform X1 translates to MAPITISALSKEKTLNPDFVRDEDERPKVAYNQFSNEIPVISLAGIDDDSVDTRSEVCRKIVEAFEDWGIFQAVDHGIDTTLISEMYRLSREFFALPAEEKLRYDTTGGKRGGFTVSTHLKGDSAMDWREFVTYFTYPISDRDYSRWPDKPEGWRSITEEYSEKLQELGIKLLEVLSEAMGLEKEAIAKACVDMEQKVLINYYPTCPQPDLTLGVRRHTDPGAITLLLQDQVGGLQATRDGGKTWITVKPVEGALVVNLGDYGHYLSNGRFKNADHQAVVNSTYTRMSIATFQYPSPDAIVYPLKIREGEKPIVDEAITFAEMYRRIMSKPGEEAALKKVAKEKHLQEEKAKLEMKPKTAA, encoded by the exons ATGGCTCCTATAACTATTTCTGCATTATCTAAGGAGAAAACACTAAATCCTGATTTCGTCCGGGATGAAGACGAGCGTCCCAAAGTTGCCTACAATCAGTTCAGCAACGAAATTCCAGTTATTTCTTTAGCTGGTATCGATGATGATTCTGTTGACACGAGGTCTGAGGTATGTCGTAAAATAGTGGAGGCCTTTGAAGACTGGGGGATTTTCCAGGCGGTTGATCACGGTATTGACACCACTTTGATTTCTGAAATGTATCGTCTTTCTCGTGAATTCTTTGCTTTGCCTGCTGAGGAAAAGCTCAGGTATGATACAACCGGTGGAAAGAGAGGCGGCTTTACTGTCTCCACTCATCTTAAG GGTGACAGTGCAATGGATTGGCGCGAGTTTGTAACTTACTTCACGTACCCAATCAGTGATCGGGACTACTCCCGATGGCCTGATAAGCCTGAGGGATGGAGGTCCATCACTGAAGAATACAGTGAAAAGTTACAGGAACTAGGTATCAAGTTACTGGAAGTGTTATCAGAGGCCATGGGGCTTGAGAAAGAGGCTATTGCGAAGGCTTGCGTGGATATGGAACAAAAAGTGTTAATTAATTACTATCCTACATGTCCCCAACCCGACTTGACACTTGGAGTCAGAAGGCACACGGATCCAGGTGCAATCACCCTTTTGCTTCAGGATCAGGTTGGTGGATTACAGGCCACTCGGGATGGTGGCAAAACTTGGATTACTGTTAAGCCTGTGGAAGGAGCGTTAGTTGTCAATCTGGGAGATTATGGTCAC TATTTGAGCAATGGGAGGTTCAAGAATGCTGATCACCAAGCAGTAGTGAATTCAACCTATACTAGAATGTCGATTGCAACTTTCCAGTACCCATCCCCGGATGCAATAGTTTATCCGCTAAAGATCAGGGAGGGAGAGAAGCCAATTGTGGACGAGGCCATCACATTTGCTGAGATGTATAGGAGGATCATGAGTAAACCTGGTGAGGAGGCTGCCCTCAAGAAAGTGGCTAAAGAGAAGCACTTGCAAGAGGAAAAGGCCAAGCTGGAGATGAAACCCAAGACCGCAGCTTGA
- the LOC108213380 gene encoding flavone synthase isoform X2: MDTTACINTTLITCLVSAPTRMAPITISALSKEKTLNPDFVRDEDERPKVAYNQFSNEIPVISLAGIDDDSVDTRSEVCRKIVEAFEDWGIFQAVDHGIDTTLISEMYRLSREFFALPAEEKLRYDTTGGKRGGFTVSTHLKGDSAMDWREFVTYFTYPISDRDYSRWPDKPEGWRSITEEYSEKLQELGIKLLEVLSEAMGLEKEAIAKACVDMEQKVLINYYPTCPQPDLTLGVRRHTDPGAITLLLQDQVGGLQATRDGGKTWITVKPVEGALVVNLGDYGHYLSNGRFKNADHQAVVNSTYTRMSIATFQYPSPDAIVYPLKIREGEKPIVDEAITFAEMYRRIMSKPGEEAALKKVAKEKHLQEEKAKLEMKPKTAA; this comes from the exons ATGGACACTACCGCGTGTATAAATACTACCTTGATTACTTGTTTAGTGTCAGCACCAACAAGAATGGCTCCTATAACTATTTCTGCATTATCTAAGGAGAAAACACTAAATCCTGATTTCGTCCGGGATGAAGACGAGCGTCCCAAAGTTGCCTACAATCAGTTCAGCAACGAAATTCCAGTTATTTCTTTAGCTGGTATCGATGATGATTCTGTTGACACGAGGTCTGAGGTATGTCGTAAAATAGTGGAGGCCTTTGAAGACTGGGGGATTTTCCAGGCGGTTGATCACGGTATTGACACCACTTTGATTTCTGAAATGTATCGTCTTTCTCGTGAATTCTTTGCTTTGCCTGCTGAGGAAAAGCTCAGGTATGATACAACCGGTGGAAAGAGAGGCGGCTTTACTGTCTCCACTCATCTTAAG GGTGACAGTGCAATGGATTGGCGCGAGTTTGTAACTTACTTCACGTACCCAATCAGTGATCGGGACTACTCCCGATGGCCTGATAAGCCTGAGGGATGGAGGTCCATCACTGAAGAATACAGTGAAAAGTTACAGGAACTAGGTATCAAGTTACTGGAAGTGTTATCAGAGGCCATGGGGCTTGAGAAAGAGGCTATTGCGAAGGCTTGCGTGGATATGGAACAAAAAGTGTTAATTAATTACTATCCTACATGTCCCCAACCCGACTTGACACTTGGAGTCAGAAGGCACACGGATCCAGGTGCAATCACCCTTTTGCTTCAGGATCAGGTTGGTGGATTACAGGCCACTCGGGATGGTGGCAAAACTTGGATTACTGTTAAGCCTGTGGAAGGAGCGTTAGTTGTCAATCTGGGAGATTATGGTCAC TATTTGAGCAATGGGAGGTTCAAGAATGCTGATCACCAAGCAGTAGTGAATTCAACCTATACTAGAATGTCGATTGCAACTTTCCAGTACCCATCCCCGGATGCAATAGTTTATCCGCTAAAGATCAGGGAGGGAGAGAAGCCAATTGTGGACGAGGCCATCACATTTGCTGAGATGTATAGGAGGATCATGAGTAAACCTGGTGAGGAGGCTGCCCTCAAGAAAGTGGCTAAAGAGAAGCACTTGCAAGAGGAAAAGGCCAAGCTGGAGATGAAACCCAAGACCGCAGCTTGA